The genomic window CAGCGATTGTATTTGGCGGTGCAGGTTCGATGGATTCGTGACGATGAATCCGGCCAGGGTTACCAGGTGGGGTTTCAGATCTTCGAATCTGACGATACTGATGTGCAGGCGTGGAAGCTTCATATTGCGGATTGTCTTGTACCTGAATAATCCTGGACAACCTAGCGCTTCTGACCCCGCGTTGTGTGCTGCTTCCAATTTCAGCATGAATGCCTTTGATTGCCGTCCACATGCGGCCTATATCGCGTGGCTTTGGCCAGGTTGCAAAATTTGCTACTGAACAGCCCTCTTCAAATCTTGTCGTAGACTCTGATACCTCTATAATATCCGCCTTGCGAATCTCTGCAGATAGAATGCACTGTGCTGTCGACACTGTATGGCATGTATCAGTATCATCAGAGGCTCTGAAAATTCCCTACCGATTGTTGGATAAGTTATGACCGAAGTTCGTACCCGGATTGCGCCGTCGCCTACCGGTGACCCGCATGTCGGCACCGCTTATATTGCGCTGTTTAACCTGTGTTTTGCCCGTCAGCATCAGGGTAAGTTCATTCTTCGCATTGAAGATACTGATCAGACACGTAGCAATCGTGAATCCGAGCAGGCGATCTTCGATTCACTACGCTGGTTAGGGCTTGAGTGGGATGAGGGCCCAGACGTTGGCGGTGATTTTGGCCCATATCGTCAAAGCGAGCGCGGAGATGTATACACCGAACATTGCAGTGAATTGATCGAAAAGGGTTATGCATTTCGCTGTTACCGAACGCCGGAAGAGCTCAATGTGTTGCGAGAGAGTCGTCGTGAACAAGGCTTGCACGCGGCGTTGAAGCCATCAGACTTGAAGTTGCCAGATGACGAAGTTGCTCGTCGTGAAGCTGAAGGTGCCCCTTATGTTATTCGTATGGTTGTGCCAGAGGATGACGGTCAATGTATCGTTAAGGATATGCTGCGCGGAGAAATCGCGCTCGACTGGAGTATGGTCGATGCACAAATCCTATTGAAATCTGATGGTATGCCAACCTACCACTTGGCAAATGTTGTTGATGATCACTTGATGAACATTACCCACGTTCTGCGTGGCGAAGAGTGGATTAATTCGGCGCCCAAACACAAGTTGCTGTATCAGTATTTTGGTTGGGATATGCCTGAGCTTTGTCACTTGCCGCTACTGCGTAACCCTGACAAGAGCAAATTGAGCAAACGTAAAAACCCAACCAGCATTTTGTATTACCAGCGTATGGGTTTTATGCCAGAAGCTGTGCTGAACTATCTCGGCCGCATGGGGTGGTCAATGCCAGATGAAAGTGAAAAATTCTCACTGGAAGAAATGCACACACACTTTAATATTCAACGAGTTTCTTTGGGTGGTCCCATCTTTGATGTGACAAAACTGAAGTGGTTGAACGGCCGTTGGTTGCGTGAAGATTTGACGCTTGAGCAGCTGGCTGATCGCTTGCAGGAATGGGCATTCAATAAAGAGCGTTTGATGCCTGCGTTGGCTCAATTTCAGCCACGTCTTGAGGTTATGAGTGATCTGGCGCCATCGGCAGCCTTTTTGTTCGGTGGTATGTTGGATCTGGAAGAGGGTGACTTTACCAGTAACTCCAAGTTGCCGGTTGAGCAGCAGGTTGATTTACTGCAATTTGCGCTGTGGCGTTTGGAGGCTTTGCGTCACTGGGAGAAAGATGTCATCTTCGCTGAGATGAAAACACTGAGTACGCAGATGGAGATCAAACTGAAAGATTTTCTTGCGCCGATCTTTGTTAGCATTGCGGGTACTACCTCATCTATTTCGGTTATGGATTCTATGACGATGCTTGGCCCGGATATGTCTCGTGCACGTTTGCGTCATGCGATTGATGTTTTGGGCGGCGTATCCAAGAAGAAGATGAAGAAGCTGGAGAAAGCCTACCAAGTGCTTGAAATAAATAGCTAATTTTTTCGAATTAGCAGTTGACTCCGACGCGTACGTCTCTATAATGCGCAACTCAATTCGGGGCCTTAGCTCAGCTGGGAGAGCGCAACACTGGCAGTGTTGAGGTCAGCGGTTCGATCCCGCTAGGCTCCACCAAATTGAAAAAAGCTTCATGTTTCGACATGAAGCTTTTTTTTTGCCTGAAATAATTTTTCTGTGTCTGGTAGCATACGTATCAACCAACAGTGAATTTGTACGAAGATCTTTAACCTTTATGGAACAACTGACAGAGCAGCAACTCACGACCATCGAGCAGCAAATTGGCCGTGCTCCCGTTGGCATTGTACGAATAGCGGCGCAATCGCCTAACGGTGTGCCATTGGCTCTGCAAATGCGCAGCGTGGTTGATAACAAACCATTTCCGACGCTTTACTGGCTTAGCAGTAAAACGCTCTCTAAAGCCATCGGAACCATTGAAACTCAAGGCTGGGTAAAATCACTGGAAGAGCGGTTGCGTGATGATCAGCCGTTTCGTGAGGCGTATCTCGAATGTCAGCGGTCATATGTTCAGGCACGAACCGATGCGATGCTCCCAGAAGATCGGGAATTTCTTCGGTCAAAAGGCCTAGATGATGTATTCGCCGGGTATGGTATTGGCGGGATCGCTAATTGGCAGCAAGTTCGCTGTTTACATATGCAATATGCGCATCATTTGGCGGATTATAATGTGATTGGCGAGTGGCTAGATGCGGAGTTTGGGCTCAATGCCTTATCTATTTCGCAGTAACGCGATAAATCCTGCTCGCACGGTTGATTCACTTTTATATGTTTTTTAAACACGTTATCGAAGGATCGATAGGTACTGTGCTCATGACACACGTATTGAAAAAAGTTATCCAGTTCACGGGGATGATGATTGTTTGCGTACCAATGGCGTTGGGTGAGATTTATTCGTGGATAGATGAAAACGGCAAGCGACAGTATTCTGATCGCAAGCCTCCATCGCAACAAACCGTTGAGCAAGTTGATGTTAAACCGGTGAATACGTCTCGCCCGGTCGCGATCCCCAAATCGGATGACGACGAGTTTGAGCAGCAGGCCGCACTAGACAGCGCTGCCCAAAACGCACTGCGACAACAAGCCAGAAAATGGGGCAGTAGTCATTGCGTAAGACGCATTATTTGGAATAGCCCAGTTGATAAAGCCACTGGTAGCGGTGGCTATTCCCGCAAACGCGCGGTTGTTTGTAAAGAGCCCGTACCAGCAAGGTTTCGACCCTTTCTAGATAATGCCCGTTACGATAAAGCGCTATATTATGGGCAGTAAAATTTCGTTCTCGCAGATATACGTATCATGAATCAGCCTTTGTTTTTTCGTCATCAAGTTGATGAGCATATGCGTCTTGCATGTGACGAGACTCGCTCGATCATATCGCCGGATCAGGCACCTTGGGTGGTTTTAAGTCATGGTGGCGGGCAAACGCGCCATGCGTGGCAAGATACCGCCGGTGCTCTGGCTCGCGAAGGATGGAACTCCCTAGCTTATGACCACCGTGGCCATTGTGAAAGTAGCTGGTCGTCAGACGGCGTTTATACCGTTCCGCATTTTGCCCAAGATCAGCTTTCAATTGCGGGTCGTCTACCGAGCAAGCCGGTATTGGTCGGTGCCTCATTAGGTGGGCTGTCGTCATTACTCGCTCAGGGTGAGAGCGCGCTTGAGCATTACCGTGCCATCGTCCTCGTTGATATTACTCCGCAAATGGATCGCAAAGGCGCAATGGATGTCTTGGCGTTTATGGAATCCAGTGTCGCAGAAGGGTTTGAAACGCTGGATGAGGTTGCGGATGTAATCTCGGTATACACCGGGCGCAGCAAACGGGTAAACCCCGAAGGCTTACGCAAAAACCTGCGTTTGTGTGACGATGGGCGTTATCGCTGGCACTGGGATCCGGCATTTCTCAATATACGCGACGATTGGGAAACATCGCCGGAGCGCCTGATAAAAGCCGCGCAGAACATTGATGTGCCGATGATGTTGGTGAGGGGGCGTGAGAGCGACGTTGTGACTCTTGAAGTCGCGGAGGAGTTTCTACAGCTAGTGCCAAATTGCGAGTATGTTGATATTCGTGATGCAGGGCATATGGTGGCAGGTGATCGTAATACGGTATTCACCGATGCCGTTGTCGATTTTCTCAAGCGTCTGCCCGCTGTGAGTTAGGCTTAAGCGAAAGCCAATCAAACGCGGAGATCAATAGTATGGATGATCATGGATTAACCCGCGACGAAATCATAGTTCCAATGACTTGGGTCACCGGCGGCCAAACAGGGGCTGATAGAGCTTGCATGGATGTTGCGCTGGAATACGGCGTTAGGTTGCAAGGGTTTTGCCCTCGCCAACGTATGGCTGAAGATGGTCCAATTGATGACCAGTATCCGCTGCAGGCAATTGACGGTGATTATGACGATAGAACGCGTGCTAATGTCGTCTTGGCAGATGCCACAGTGATTTTTTACGCCACGGATATACGTGGTGGTTCTGCGTTAACGCGCTTCATCTGCGATGAAACAAAGAAGCCCTATTTGTTGCTGGAGATCCACCAACTGAGCATATCTGATGCTGTTGCCGCGTTGGCTGATTTTGTTGAAGTGCATGCCGTTAAGCGTTTGAATATTGCTGGCCCACGGGCATCTGAATGCGCGGGTATTTATGCTTACGTTAGATCTGCACTATCCGCATTTTATCTCCATGCGATCAAATCCTAACGTTCTTGTTTATTCCATCCATCCATCCAAGCCGTATTCGCTACACGGTTAAAAGCTGAGTTTTCGAACTAACGTCTCAATAGCCGCCTTGCGTGTTGATTGCAGTCTGTAGCACGCGTAAACCTTGCGTTTATAGGCAGGCGCAATTTTCTTATCGATACCAACAAACTCATTGCTATCGTCAAGCAGGATATCTGGCAAGTAGGCGCATCCGCCTGTGCTCAAGAGAGAGTGTTGCGCCGTTTGGGCATTGTCAGTTTGAAGCGCGAGATTGAGTGTGTCGCCGAATTGTTTGTGATGAAACAGATTAAATGAGTGTCCCCAATTGACGTGAATATAGGGCGTACTTTTTAGCTGGAAACATGACTCATGACGCTGGTGAACCATCAAGCGCAAATTCATTGCGCCGATTTTCTGATATCCGACGTCGGTGTTATTGATATTGTCGTACACAAGTGACAGATCCAAAGCCTCATCGATCATCAAGCGGCGGATATTTTCCTCAGCTAACGATAGTGTATTGATTAAACAACCCGGTGTTCGCTGATCTGTTACGCAAGTATCGATTTCGTCCGGCGCTAACAGGTCTATGATTTTTTGGTTAAAAACGTAGTGCCAAAGTCCGGGTGTTGAAGCGATAGATAGTCTTTCTCTGGTTTCGTTATCGTTCATCAGGTCGAGTTTTGCATTATCCCAGGCTCGCAAAATAACTTCGGCATGCTGTAACAGTTTTACGCCGTGCTCGGTCAGGTTTACCTGTTTGGTATTGCGTTCGAATAAGCGTGTATTCACATTGGATTCGAGTAAACGAATTCGGGCACTTACCGCAGATTGGGTGAGATACAAGTTGTCTGCGGCTTTGCCGAAATGGCGCGTTTTGCTCACCTCGATAAAGGTGCTAAACAGGTCGAGATCCATAGCAACTCCCGAAACAGTGTTGATCGCTCAAATGGCTGGAAATTGGATGCTGAATTGAGAGTGACTTTATAAGAAAAAGTTTTTGTTAATACAATGAAAATTTATCGTTGGCGTCTTAATCGGGTTGCCAGTAGATTTCGCATGAAGAGCCACTTTGATTCTGATGGTTTTTGTTAACTATATGAATATTAAAGAAAATACGAATAAAGCGTGGATGTTTCAATGGCATGGTCGGTCGACCATCTAGCATGGTATTTTGCAGAGGGGTGTTTATGAAAATAGCCGGTTTTGATCAAGGTACACCGTTTTACGACAATAAAACCTGCCCTATGGGGTTCTCTAGAAGTGGGCATTTTACATTGCAACAAGCGACACTCATCGAGCGCTATGGCAATCAATTATTGGCTCTAGAGGATGGTAAGGAAACGCCACTGACACCAGAGCAAGCGCAGTTTGTTGACGTTTGCGCCGGTAAAAAACCGCCGTCAACGCTGTTAGAAAAGGCTTGGGCACGCTACTACACACTGCGGTTTGACACATGTGCGGTGAATCCCTTTGGTAAAGCGAAGGTCACTATTGATGAGGATGACATCGATACATCAGACGATGACGATCTCTAATTGTTGGCGTTCTACTATCTTTTGTCTGCTTTCTGGGCGAGCGCGTAGATTTAGTCTTACGTTTCATCATAATTTGACGGGTTATGATGCTTGGAGTCAAGGGCGCTAACCGGCCGCTAGAACGTCTATTTACAGGTTGCTGCCAAGCAACCTGAAATTTACCGTAAAAAACCATTGCGGTTTTCGCTGAAATGGCGAAAATGCGCGTCTTTTTTTGTTGGATAGTCTTCCTGTCGCGGTAATTGCTAAACGCATATTTTGCGTTCATCTACTGAGTTGTGCTTTTGAGTTCATCAATCGAGTATAAATATGACGCCGGTTAATTTTACACATACTGATGCGTTGTCTGCCCAGCTTAAAGATTGGAATGCATCCGACGGTGCTGATCTTTATGGTGTTGAGCACTGGGGAGCCGGTTATTTTCAGGTAGACGATGCTGGGCAGGTTTGTGTTAACGCCTGTTTTGGTAGTAAATTCGTCAGCGTGCCCCTGATCGAAATTGTTGAGGGTATGGCCGAGCGTGGCTTGGCGATGCCTTCAATCTTACGAATCGAAAACCTGCTAGATGATCGAATACGGCTATTAAACGAAGCGTTTGCTAATGCCATTGCTCAAACCGGTTATGCCAATGTCTATCGGGGTGTGTTTCCGATCAAGGTTAATCAGCAATGCCATGTTATTGATGAAATTGCTGATTATGGCCAGCGTTTTCACCATGGTTTTGAAGCTGGTAGTAAAGCTGAATTAATTATCGCGCTGAGCCAGTTGCGTGATCAAGAAAGCTTGATCATCTGTAATGGCTATAAGGATGCTGAGTTCATCGAGCTGGGCCTGTATGCACAGACCTTGGGCATTCGCTGCTTTTTTGTATTAGAGACCCCAACAGAGCTTCCTATTATTATCGAGTGTTCGAAACGGTTAGGTATTCGCCCGCTTATTGGCGTGCGGATGAAATCGTCAGTGGTGGTAGATGGCCATTGGAATGAAGATTCAGGTGATCGCTCAATATTCGGGTTGTCGACAGCCGCGTTACTCGCGGTTGTTGATCGATTACGTGATGAGGACATGCTCGATTGCTTGCAGCTATTGCATTGCCATCTAGGCTCTCAAATTCCCAATATCCGTAACATACGCTCCGGCGTGCTTGAGGCATGCCAATTTTATGCGGGTTTGATTGCTGAAGGTGCACCACTGGGCTTTCTGGATCTTGGCGGCGGGTTGGCCGTGGATTATGAAGGCGCAAATTCCAATTCGACACACAGTATGAATTACGGGTTAGATGAATATTGTGTCAATATCGTTGAGACCATTCAGGAAACGCTCGATCCGCTCGAGATTGCGCATCCGGTGATTGTGTCAGAATCCGGGCGTTCAACCGTCGCTTACTCCTCGTTATTGATGTTCAACATTCTGGATGTTCGGCGCAGTGCACCGGCATCCATTGATTTGCCGGCAAACGGTGAGTGTCATGAGTTGCTGAATAGTCTCGATCAAGTGCTTGCTGCTGTATCGACTGTCAATTTGCAGGAGTGTTATAACGATTCGGTTTACTACCGTGATGAGATGCGCGAGCTGTTCCGCCGTGGTCAAACCACGATTCGTGAGCGTGCACTGGCGGATAGTTTACACCTCGCCGTGCTGGAAAAAATTGCGGCGTTGATTGCCAATGTTGAGCGTGTACCTCCTGAATTAGAACGGTTACCAGAGCAGATGGCCGATATCTATTATGGCAACTTCAGTTTGTTTCAATCTCTGCCGGATATTTGGGCTATTGACCAGATATTCCCAGTGATGCCGATCCACCGCTTAGATGAAGAACCTTCAAGGCAAGCGATTTTGGCGGACATCACCTGTGACTGTGATGGAAAAATTGACAATTTCACGACGCCAGAAGGTCATCGAAAAACCCTGCGACTGCATGAGCTGCGTAACGAAGAAGAGTACTACCTAGGCGTATTTCTGGTTGGTGCCTATCAGGAAACGTTGGGGGATCTCCATAATCTGTTCGGGGATACCAATGTCGTGTCTGTTTACATCAACGAAGACGGGACGTTCGACTTTATTCGAGAGTTCCAAGGCGACAGCATCGCCGATGTGATGAGCTATGTGGAATATGACCCTAAACAGGTGCTTGAGCAATTTCGTAAGAAAGCCGAGAAAGCTGTACGTGATGGCAGTATAACGGTTAAGTTACGTCAACAAATGCTCAAGGCGTTTCGAGAGAGTCTGCAGGGCTATACCTACTTCGAACAGGATTAACACCGTGCGTAACGCATGGGCGTTTGATGGGTGTGAGAACACCTACATTTTTGCGATCAGATTTTTAGGAGGAATGGCTCATGTCTAAAGTCATGATAATCGGTGCTGGTGGTGTTGGCGGTGTCGTCACTCATAAGTGTGCTCAATTACCGGAGGTGTTTACCGACATCATATTGGCGAGCCGTACCGAGTCAAAATGTAAGGCGATTGCGGCTCAAATTGATCGCAATATCCGCACGGCTCAAGTGGATGCCGATAACGTTCCTGAGCTGGTTACTTTGCTGAAAAAAGAATCCCCTGAACTTGTTATCAATGTTGCCTTACCGTATCAAGACTTAACCATTATGGATGCTTGCCTCGAGGCCGGTGTTCACTATATGGATACCGCAAATTACGAGCCTTTGGATACCGCCAAATTTGAATATAAATGGCAGTGGGCCTATCAGGAGAAATTTAAACAAGCTGGCTTAACAGCATTACTCGGCAGCGGTTTTGACCCTGGGGCAACCAACGTCTTTACGGCGTATCTGGCTAAACACTATTTTGATGAGATCCACGAACTCGATATTATCGATGTTAACGGCGGTGATCACGGCTACCCATTTGCGACCAACTTCAACCCGGAAATCAATATCCGAGAAGTGACCGCAGAGTGCCGACATTGGGAAAACGGCGGTTTTATTGAAACACCGGCCATGTCGAAAAAAGCCAGTTTCACGTGTCCGGAAGATGTCGGTACCTTCAATATTTACAGGATGTACCACGAAGAGCTGGAATCGTTGGTGATTAACTACCCGACCATCAAGCGGGCGCAGTTCTGGATGAGCTTTTCAGAGAGCTATTTAACCCACCTTGAGGTGCTTGGTAATGTGGGTATGACCGGCATTGAACCGATCGACTACGATGGCCAAAAAATTGTACCGATACAGTTTTTGAAAGCTTTGCTGCCTGATCCGTCGACGCTTGGGCCGCGCACTCGGGGGCGGACTTGCATTGGCGTTGTCGCCAAAGGCGTTAAAGACGGTCGTGAGCGAGTCATGTATTGCTACAACATTTGTGACCATCAGGCGTGTTATGCCGAAGTGCAATCTCAAGCGATTTCATACACGACGGGCGTACCGGCTATGATTGGCGCCAAACAAATGTTACAGAAGCAATGGTTGGCTCCGGGTGTTTGGAATATCGAACAATTCGACCCCGATCCATTTATGGCGGATATGAATCAGTATGGATTGCCGTGGAAGGTCGTTGAATTAACCGATTTCGATCTAGATCACTAACTGAAGCAACCCCATATGCAATTTAGCGACTTTAGCAAACTCGATCTTTCTCGTGTATCGACGCCGTGTTTTGTTGTTGATGAAGCTGCCTTACAGCGCAATTTAGCGATATTACACGATGTAGCCGAGCGCAGTGGTGCGAAGATCTTGGGCGCATTAAAGGCCTTTTCGATGTGGCACTTTGCGCCGTTGACAGCCAAATACCTGGCAGGAACCTGTGCTAGCGGGTTGCATGAGGCTCGCCTGGGATATGAAAAATACGGCGGCGAAGTACACGTGTATGCCGCAGGCTACACAGAAGCTGACCTGCAAGAGATGTTAACTTTCGCGAATCATGTGGTGTTTAACAGTTGTTCTCAATGGCAGCGTTTTCAGCCTTTGATTCGTGCCGCGAGTGAAACACGCCCAGAGCTGAAGTTCGGGTTGAGGATTAACCCTGAACACTCAGAAGGTGATGTCGATATCTACAATCCTTGTGCCAGTGGTTCACGATTAGGTGTTGTTCGATCACAGTTGGACGAAGCCCAGTTAGACGGAATCAGTGGTTTACATTTTCATACGTTGTGTGAACAAATGTATGAACCGTTAGATCGTACGCTAGATGCAGTAGAGGCACGATTTGGAGACCTTTTACATAGTCTTGAATGGGTAAACTTTGGGGGCGGGCATCACATTACTGTGCCTGGGTATGATATCGAGGCATTAATAAGTCGGGTCATCGCATTCTCTGAAAAGTACGGTGTTCAGGTGTATCTAGAGCCAGGAGAAGCAGTCGCTGTGGGTACGGGTGTATTAGTTGCTGAGGTGCTCGATATCGGTTTTAACACATTACCTCAGGCGATACTCAATGCATCGGCAACCTGCCATATGCCAGATATTCTAGAAATGCCGTATCGTGCAGATATTCTCGGAGCAGGGCAGGCCGGTGAAAAAGCGCATACCTACCGGCTTGGCGGGTTAACTTGTTTGGCGGGCGATGTCATGGGCGACTACAGCTTTGATACACCACTGGTGGTTGGTCAGAAGCTGATTTTTGAAGACATGGCTCACTATACTATGGTAAAAACGTCTACGTTCAACGG from BD1-7 clade bacterium includes these protein-coding regions:
- the nspC_1 gene encoding Carboxynorspermidine/carboxyspermidine decarboxylase: MQFSDFSKLDLSRVSTPCFVVDEAALQRNLAILHDVAERSGAKILGALKAFSMWHFAPLTAKYLAGTCASGLHEARLGYEKYGGEVHVYAAGYTEADLQEMLTFANHVVFNSCSQWQRFQPLIRAASETRPELKFGLRINPEHSEGDVDIYNPCASGSRLGVVRSQLDEAQLDGISGLHFHTLCEQMYEPLDRTLDAVEARFGDLLHSLEWVNFGGGHHITVPGYDIEALISRVIAFSEKYGVQVYLEPGEAVAVGTGVLVAEVLDIGFNTLPQAILNASATCHMPDILEMPYRADILGAGQAGEKAHTYRLGGLTCLAGDVMGDYSFDTPLVVGQKLIFEDMAHYTMVKTSTFNGARLPDIVVWNSVTDALNVIKRFNYDDFLSRLS
- a CDS encoding Carboxynorspermidine synthase codes for the protein MSKVMIIGAGGVGGVVTHKCAQLPEVFTDIILASRTESKCKAIAAQIDRNIRTAQVDADNVPELVTLLKKESPELVINVALPYQDLTIMDACLEAGVHYMDTANYEPLDTAKFEYKWQWAYQEKFKQAGLTALLGSGFDPGATNVFTAYLAKHYFDEIHELDIIDVNGGDHGYPFATNFNPEINIREVTAECRHWENGGFIETPAMSKKASFTCPEDVGTFNIYRMYHEELESLVINYPTIKRAQFWMSFSESYLTHLEVLGNVGMTGIEPIDYDGQKIVPIQFLKALLPDPSTLGPRTRGRTCIGVVAKGVKDGRERVMYCYNICDHQACYAEVQSQAISYTTGVPAMIGAKQMLQKQWLAPGVWNIEQFDPDPFMADMNQYGLPWKVVELTDFDLDH
- the speA_1 gene encoding Biosynthetic arginine decarboxylase produces the protein MTPVNFTHTDALSAQLKDWNASDGADLYGVEHWGAGYFQVDDAGQVCVNACFGSKFVSVPLIEIVEGMAERGLAMPSILRIENLLDDRIRLLNEAFANAIAQTGYANVYRGVFPIKVNQQCHVIDEIADYGQRFHHGFEAGSKAELIIALSQLRDQESLIICNGYKDAEFIELGLYAQTLGIRCFFVLETPTELPIIIECSKRLGIRPLIGVRMKSSVVVDGHWNEDSGDRSIFGLSTAALLAVVDRLRDEDMLDCLQLLHCHLGSQIPNIRNIRSGVLEACQFYAGLIAEGAPLGFLDLGGGLAVDYEGANSNSTHSMNYGLDEYCVNIVETIQETLDPLEIAHPVIVSESGRSTVAYSSLLMFNILDVRRSAPASIDLPANGECHELLNSLDQVLAAVSTVNLQECYNDSVYYRDEMRELFRRGQTTIRERALADSLHLAVLEKIAALIANVERVPPELERLPEQMADIYYGNFSLFQSLPDIWAIDQIFPVMPIHRLDEEPSRQAILADITCDCDGKIDNFTTPEGHRKTLRLHELRNEEEYYLGVFLVGAYQETLGDLHNLFGDTNVVSVYINEDGTFDFIREFQGDSIADVMSYVEYDPKQVLEQFRKKAEKAVRDGSITVKLRQQMLKAFRESLQGYTYFEQD
- the cynR_2 gene encoding HTH-type transcriptional regulator CynR, translated to MDLDLFSTFIEVSKTRHFGKAADNLYLTQSAVSARIRLLESNVNTRLFERNTKQVNLTEHGVKLLQHAEVILRAWDNAKLDLMNDNETRERLSIASTPGLWHYVFNQKIIDLLAPDEIDTCVTDQRTPGCLINTLSLAEENIRRLMIDEALDLSLVYDNINNTDVGYQKIGAMNLRLMVHQRHESCFQLKSTPYIHVNWGHSFNLFHHKQFGDTLNLALQTDNAQTAQHSLLSTGGCAYLPDILLDDSNEFVGIDKKIAPAYKRKVYACYRLQSTRKAAIETLVRKLSF
- a CDS encoding Uncharacterised protein (UPF0438 protein YifE), with amino-acid sequence MKIAGFDQGTPFYDNKTCPMGFSRSGHFTLQQATLIERYGNQLLALEDGKETPLTPEQAQFVDVCAGKKPPSTLLEKAWARYYTLRFDTCAVNPFGKAKVTIDEDDIDTSDDDDL
- the gltX gene encoding Glutamate--tRNA ligase, which encodes MTEVRTRIAPSPTGDPHVGTAYIALFNLCFARQHQGKFILRIEDTDQTRSNRESEQAIFDSLRWLGLEWDEGPDVGGDFGPYRQSERGDVYTEHCSELIEKGYAFRCYRTPEELNVLRESRREQGLHAALKPSDLKLPDDEVARREAEGAPYVIRMVVPEDDGQCIVKDMLRGEIALDWSMVDAQILLKSDGMPTYHLANVVDDHLMNITHVLRGEEWINSAPKHKLLYQYFGWDMPELCHLPLLRNPDKSKLSKRKNPTSILYYQRMGFMPEAVLNYLGRMGWSMPDESEKFSLEEMHTHFNIQRVSLGGPIFDVTKLKWLNGRWLREDLTLEQLADRLQEWAFNKERLMPALAQFQPRLEVMSDLAPSAAFLFGGMLDLEEGDFTSNSKLPVEQQVDLLQFALWRLEALRHWEKDVIFAEMKTLSTQMEIKLKDFLAPIFVSIAGTTSSISVMDSMTMLGPDMSRARLRHAIDVLGGVSKKKMKKLEKAYQVLEINS
- the menH_3 gene encoding 2-succinyl-6-hydroxy-2,4-cyclohexadiene-1-carboxylate synthase is translated as MNQPLFFRHQVDEHMRLACDETRSIISPDQAPWVVLSHGGGQTRHAWQDTAGALAREGWNSLAYDHRGHCESSWSSDGVYTVPHFAQDQLSIAGRLPSKPVLVGASLGGLSSLLAQGESALEHYRAIVLVDITPQMDRKGAMDVLAFMESSVAEGFETLDEVADVISVYTGRSKRVNPEGLRKNLRLCDDGRYRWHWDPAFLNIRDDWETSPERLIKAAQNIDVPMMLVRGRESDVVTLEVAEEFLQLVPNCEYVDIRDAGHMVAGDRNTVFTDAVVDFLKRLPAVS